The following coding sequences lie in one Arachis ipaensis cultivar K30076 chromosome B05, Araip1.1, whole genome shotgun sequence genomic window:
- the LOC107644429 gene encoding pentatricopeptide repeat-containing protein At3g29230-like, whose amino-acid sequence MQLPAAAARAPTWFSTRRLLDEKLSDLHRCSNLNTVKQIQAQVLKNDLHQDPYVAPKLVAAFSLSRHLPSAVNAFNLVTNPNTHLYNTLIRAQAQNKAYPSVAFETFFQMQRNGVFSDSFTYTCLLKSFDGYSCFRMVQMIHTHVVKFGFFGSDIFVPNSLIDSYCKCGGAGMDAAIRLFLEMEERDVVTWNSLIGGLVRGGEFEKACKVFDEMPERDVVSWNIMLDGYAKAGEMGKAFEMFEGMPERNVVSWASMVWGYCRAGDMNMARMLFDKCPVKNLVIWTTMISGYAEKGLVNEATKLYDKMEGVGMRIDDGFLISILAACAESGMSALGKRIHASVERRRLRCSTKVLNAFIDMYAKCGCVDVALGVFSRIEKKDLVSWNSMIQGLGIHGRGEKALELFTRMVHEGFEPDKYTFIGLLCACTHAGLVNEGRNYFYSMEKVHGIVPQVEHYGCMIDLLGRGGHLEEAFQLVRSMPMEPNEIVLGTLLGACRMHNDVDLAKAVCEHLFELAPLDPGNFNLLSNIYAQAGDWVNVASVRWQMKNTGSQKPSGASSIEVEEEVHEFTAFDQSHPKSDDIYRMIDRLIKDIRQVGYVPKAYVSRSDAYSFNF is encoded by the coding sequence ATGCAATTGCCTGCTGCGGCGGCGCGTGCACCCACATGGTTTTCCACGCGCCGCCTTCTCGATGAAAAGCTCTCCGACCTCCACCGCTGCTCAAACCTCAACACCGTGAAGCAAATCCAAGCTCAAGTCCTCAAGAATGACCTCCACCAAGACCCTTACGTCGCACCGAAACTCGTCGCCGCCTTCTCCCTCTCCCGCCACCTCCCCTCCGCCGTCAACGCATTCAACCTCGTAACCAACCCAAACACCCACCTCTACAACACTCTCATCAGAGCTCAGGCCCAAAACAAGGCTTACCCTTCCGTCGCATTTGAAACCTTCTTCCAGATGCAGAGGAATGGTGTTTTTTCAGATAGCTTCACCTACACGTGTCTGTTGAAATCTTTTGACGGTTATAGCTGTTTTCGGATGGTGCAGATGATCCACACGCATGTGGTGAAGTTTGGGTTTTTCGGGAGTGATATATTTGTGCCGAACTCGTTGATAGATTCGTATTGTAAATGTGGGGGTGCTGGAATGGATGCGGCAATTCGGTTGTTTTTGGAGATGGAGGAACGGGATGTGGTGACTTGGAACTCTCTGATTGGTGGGTTGGTGAGAGGTGGTGAGTTTGAGAAAGCCTgcaaggtgtttgatgaaatgcctgaGAGGGATGTGGTTAGTTGGAACATCATGTTGGATGGGTATGCTAAGGCTGGGGAGATGGGGAAGGCGTTTGAGATGTTTGAGGGAATGCCCGAGAGGAATGTTGTGTCATGGGCTTCAATGGTTTGGGGTTATTGTAGAGCCGGGGATATGAATATGGCGAGGATGTTGTTCGATAAGTGTCCTGTGAAGAACTTGGTGATTTGGACCACTATGATATCTGGGTATGCTGAGAAGGGGCTTGTTAATGAGGCAACAAAGTTGTATGATAAGATGGAGGGAGTTGGGATGAGGATTGATGATGGGTTTCTGATAAGTATTTTGGCTGCATGTGCCGAGTCTGGAATGTCTGCGTTGGGGAAAAGAATTCATGCTTCTGTTGAGAGGCGGAGGTTGAGGTGTAGCACTAAGGTGTTGAACGCATTCATCGATATGTATGCGAAGTGTGGTTGTGTGGATGTTGCCCTTGGTGTCTTTAGTAGGATTGAAAAGAAAGATTTGGTGTCTTGGAATTCCATGATTCAAGGGTTAGGCATACATGGACGTGGTGAGAAAGCACTTGAGCTTTTCACGAGGATGGTACATGAGGGTTTTGAACCGGACAAATATACGTTCATTGGTCTTTTATGTGCTTGCACCCATGCAGGCCTTGTCAATGAAGGGCGTAATTACTTCTATTCAATGGAGAAAGTGCATGGGATTGTTCCTCAAGTTGAGCACTATGGTTGTATGATTGATCTTCTTGGTCGAGGGGGACACCTGGAGGAAGCTTTTCAGCTTGTGCGCAGCATGCCTATGGAGCCAAATGAAATAGTCTTGGGAACTCTTTTGGGGGCTTGTAGAATGCATAATGATGTAGATCTTGCAAAAGCTGTGTGCGAACACTTGTTTGAGTTGGCACCACTGGATCCTGGAAATTTCAACCTTTTGTCAAACATTTATGCTCAAGCAGGGGATTGGGTGAATGTTGCTAGTGTAAGGTGGCAAATGAAGAACACAGGAAGCCAAAAGCCTTCTGGAGCTAGTTCCATTGAGGTAGAAGAGGAAGTGCATGAATTTACAGCATTTGATCAGTCACACCCTAAATCAGATGATATATATAGAATGATTGACAGATTGATAAAGGACATTAGGCAGGTTGGATATGTTCCAAAGGCTTACGTCAGCCGAAGTGATGCTtatagttttaacttttaa